The DNA window CCCAGATCGGCCCGGTGGTCAGCGAAGGGCAGTTGTCGCAAAACCTCGACTATATCGACATCGGCAAATCCGAGGGCGCCGAGTTGCTGTGCGGCGGCGACCGACCCGACATGGCGACCGAGGGCTTCTACATGGCCCCCGCCGTGTTCGCCGATACCCGCAACGACATGCGGATCAACCGCGAAGAGATGTTCGCGCCGATCACGGCCGTGCAGCGCGCCGACAGCTATGACGAAGCCCTGTCGCTGGCCAATGACACGCAGTTCGGGCTGACGGCCGGCATCATGACCCGTTCGCTGGCCCGCGCCAGCCATTTCCGCGCCAACATGCGGGCGGGTTGCGTCATGGTGAACCTGCCGACGGCGGGCACGGATTATCACGTGCCGTTCGGGGGGCGCGGCGCGTCAAGCTATGGCCCGCGCGAACAGGGCGCCTATGCCGCCGAATTCTACACCACGGTCAAGACCGCCTATGTCGCCGCAGGAGAGCCGCAATGAACTTTCTGATCGACGGGCTGCAATACGCCAACTGGTCCGAAAAGATCTTTCGCCAGATGCGCGCGGGCGGGGTGGATGCAGTCCACGTCACCATCGCCTATCACGAGACGTTCCGCGAGACGGTCCTGAACATCGAGCAATGGAACCGCTGGTTCGAGACCTATCCGGACCTGATCTTTCACGGCCGGACCGCCGCCGATGTGCGAGTTGCGCGCGAGACCGGGCGCACCGCGATCTTCTTCGGCTCGCAGAACCCGTCCTGCATCGAGGACGATATCGGGCTGGTCGAGGTGATGCACACGCTTGGCCTGCGCTTCATGCAGCTGACCTATAACAACCAGTCGCTGCTGGCGTCGGGCTGTTACGAGGACGAGGACACCGGTCTGACCCGCATGGGCCGCGCCGTCATGGCCGAGATGAACCGCGTGGGCCTTGTGGTCGACATGAGCCATTCCGGCGAGCGGTCCACCTTCGAGGCGATCGCGCATTCGACGCGGCCCATCGCCATCACCCACGCCAATCCGGCAAGCTGGCACCCCGCCTTGCGCAACAAGTCCGACGCGCTTCTGCGCGCCCTGGGGGAAAGCGGCGGATTTCTGGGCCTGTCGGCCTATCCGCACCACCTGAAGGACGGCAGCGCCTGCACGCTGCAATCGTGGTGCGACATGGCCGCCTTTGCGGTCGAACTGGTCGGCCCGACCGGCGTCGGCATCGGGACCGATCTGTGCCAGGATCAGCCCGACAGCATCGTCGAATGGATGCGCGTCGGCCGCTGGACCAAGACCATCGATTACGGCGAAGGCAGCGCCGACGCG is part of the Paracoccus stylophorae genome and encodes:
- a CDS encoding membrane dipeptidase, which encodes MNFLIDGLQYANWSEKIFRQMRAGGVDAVHVTIAYHETFRETVLNIEQWNRWFETYPDLIFHGRTAADVRVARETGRTAIFFGSQNPSCIEDDIGLVEVMHTLGLRFMQLTYNNQSLLASGCYEDEDTGLTRMGRAVMAEMNRVGLVVDMSHSGERSTFEAIAHSTRPIAITHANPASWHPALRNKSDALLRALGESGGFLGLSAYPHHLKDGSACTLQSWCDMAAFAVELVGPTGVGIGTDLCQDQPDSIVEWMRVGRWTKTIDYGEGSADAPGFPPMPDWFRDNRDLAAIRDGLRAAGLDQTTADGVMGNNWLTFFEQSFGADTAQSEEARRAAE